The Punica granatum isolate Tunisia-2019 chromosome 4, ASM765513v2, whole genome shotgun sequence genome has a window encoding:
- the LOC116203615 gene encoding thylakoid lumenal 29 kDa protein, chloroplastic, translating to MGVSCLATVPSLLAVVPLQPRPDAGAALTTGYHLPRSMTAVIRCKIEDDVNPGGMSRRDVVKFAGATLGIELIGSSGSMVETASAADLIQRRQRSEFQSRIKGTLFTALKANPELVPSVLTLALNDAMTYDKATKSGGPNGSIRFSSEISRPENKGLSAALSLLEEAKKEIDSYSKGGPILYADLIQYAAQSAVKATFLDSAIRKCGGNEEKGNLLYTAYGSSGQWGLFDKQFGRSDAEAPDPEGRVPQWDKASIQEMKDKFSSIGFGPRQLAVMSAFLGPDQKATEALLATDRDVLPWVEKYQRSRETVSQTDYEVDLITTLTKLSSLGQKINYEAYTYPVRKVDLSKLKL from the exons ATGGGCGTCTCCTGCCTCGCAACCGTTCCTTCCCTGCTCGCAGTCGTTCCCCTTCAACCTCGCCCCGATGCCGGCGCTGCTCTCACAACCGGATATCACCTCCCACGCTCTATGACC GCCGTGATTCGGTGTAAGATCGAGGATGATGTCAACCCCGGTGGGATGAGCCGAAGAGACGTCGTGAAATTCGCCGGTGCAACTCTCGGCATT GAATTAATAGGAAGCTCGGGATCAATGGTTGAAACTGCCAGTGCTGCTGACTTGATACAACGCCGTCAGCGGTCTGAATTTCAAT CGCGCATCAAGGGCACTCTTTTCACTGCTCTGAAG GCAAACCCAGAACTTGTCCCGTCAGTACTTACGTTGGCACTAAATGATGCTATGACATATGACAAG GCTACTAAATCTGGAGGTCCAAATGGATCGATACGATTCAG TTCAGAGATAAGCAGACCCGAGAATAAGGGTCTCTCAGCTGCTTTGAGTCTGCTGGAGGAAGCAAAGAAGGAGATCGATTCATACTCCAAGGGTGGACCTATCTTGTATGCGGATCTCATCCAGTATGCAG CACAAAGTGCAGTAAAGGCTACATTCCTTGATTCTGCCATTCGCAAATGTGGGGGGAATGAAGAGAAAGGGAACTTGCTGTACACTGCTTATGGTTCCAGTGGGCAG TGGGGCCTATTCGACAAGCAGTTTGGGAGGTCGGACGCCGAGGCACCAGATCCAGAAGGACGAGTTCCCCAATGGGATAAGGCTAGCATTCAAGAAATGAAAGATAAATTCTCATCGATAGGCTTCGGGCCTCGCCAG CTAGCGGTTATGTCGGCATTTCTAGGCCCCGATCAGAAAGCCACCGAAGCATTACTGGCCACTGATCGAGATGTTCTACCCTGGGTTGAGAAATACCAACGAAGCCGAGAAACAGTGTCTCAGACAGATTATGAG GTTGATCTGATAACTACGCTCACAAAACTGAGTTCCCTGGGCCAAAAGATCAATTACGAAGCATATACATATCCAGTGCGGAAGGTCGATCTGAGCAAGCTCAAGTTGTGA